CGCTACGGCAAGGTCTGCCTGCGCTCCCTACTCTACAACTCCTTTGGGGGCAGTGACACCGCTGTTGATGCTGCCTTTGAGCCTGTCTACTGGCTGGTAGACAATGTGATCCGCTGGTTTGGAGTGGTGAGTGATGTCCAGGGAGCAGGAAAAGGGGTGTTGTGGGGAGCAGAGGGACATGTCTCTCACAGACCCAACCCAGGTTTTGGAGGCCGGCCCCCACCCCCAGGGAAACTCCGAGTCTGCTTTGGGCATAGCTCTTGCACCATGTCTCCCTGACCTTGCTGGTGTTGGCAGGTGTTCGTGGTCCTGGTGATCGTGCTGACAGGCTCCATTGTAGCTATCGCCTACCTGTGTGTCCTGCCTCTCATCCTCCGAACCTACTCAGTGCCACGACTCTGCTGGCATTTCTTCTATAGCCACTGGAATCTGATCCTGATTGTCTTCCACTACTACCAGGCCATCACCACTCCGCCTGGGTACCCACCCCAGGTGGGTCCTCACAGGAGCATTGGGGGAAGTTGCTGGCTATGGGAGCTGGTCCCAGGAGTGGGGAGAGTACCTTGGTATGTTTTGAGAGACAGAACTGGTGCTGCCACGTTATGCTCTCCCTTCACACAGGGCAGGAATGATATCGCCACCGTCTCCATCTGTAAGAAGTGCATTTACCCCAAGCCAGCCCGAACACACCACTGCAGCATCTGCAACAGGTGGGTCTTGGCTTTGCTCTCTGGGAATCCCAGCTGTGGTCCTTCTGTAGCCCTAGGGCAAAACCTAACCTTGAGTTTGCTAAGACATGGGTGAATCACCCATCGTGTCCCAGGTGATGTGCCCTCTTCTCCTGACACCTCATCCTTAGGATGGTCCTGTGAGTTAGGCATTATTACCACTTGTGAAAACCGAGGTTTGGAGAGATGAGTTACCTTGTCCAATATCTTATAGCCATTAAACTGCAGAGCTGGGTTTGAAGCAAGGCCTGGCTGTCTTCAAAGTCTGTGCCCTTTCCACCTCAGCAGGATGCTGGTCCTTGTAGGGAAGGATTGGCACTGACATCTCAAGAACTTTGGCCACCGTAACAGAGCCTGTGTCCCTTCCTCACAGGTGTGTGCTGAAGATGGATCACCACTGCCGTAtccttttgctttctcttctgcCAGAGGCCTTCTTTAGCTCCAGAGCACTGTACAGGGTTAATGGCCACCATTTTAGCATCACCCTGCAGAGAACACTGGAGTTGAGGAGTTGTGGGGGCTGACCATCTCCTGGGAGAGCAGGAAGCTCACACTCTAGGACGGATCTTCTTGGAGCAAGGAATCTTTTAACACCTCTTTCTTTTCTAGACTCTCATGCTAACAGCTATTGGATGGAAAGAGATGTTTGGGCTTCTGTGGTTGTTTACTGTGTACGCCAGATAGAACCATGGGTCCCCAGCTGCTGTTCCACACAGATGTTTGGCTAACTCCAGCTAGGCTGAAATATTGGCAGATTCATTTTACTGAAGGATTTCAGTTTCCGTGACTTCTTGGTGGGACCTGAATGCTCTGAAAAGCTTTGAGCATTTTTCACCTCAACCTTGGGTGTGAACAGTCTTGTATTTTCTTGCCTTTGGAAAGTAGTTCTTAGTGACTGGAAGCCTGAGGCTTGGGTGATGTTGTCAGGAACCAGGGATGAACCTGAGGGGCCTGGACACCGCCTGAAATTGTGTTTGATTCTAGTCCTTAATCATTTCCCAACCAGCCTGGCTAAACAATTGTGTGGGCCACTATAACCATCGGTActtcttctctttctgctttttcatGACTCTGGGCTGTGTCTACTGCAGCTATGGAAGTTGGGACCTTTTCCGGGAGGCTTATGCTGCCATTGAGGTGAGCTCATCAGGAACAGGGCAGCTCAGTAGTGCAGAACTTCGGGATGTAGAACCTGTCCCTAAGGAATGGGGCTGGTAGCACCCCATCCTAGAGGCCTGAGAGTATAACCAGCACTGTTTTCCGTCCCCTTAGAAAATGAAACAGCTCGACAAGAACAAACTACAGGCGGTTGCCAACCAGGTGGGCTGTCCCCACCCCACTGCCTCCTGCTGCTCAGGCCTGGGGGTATAGAGTTGCTAAGGCATCTGGGGCCGACCTGCCCATGTAGTTGTAGAGGCTGCCGAGAGGCCACTCTAGACCAGATCAGGAGTGTTCAGGCAGGCTGGCTGTGGTGGGTAGACTAAGTGGCCTACAGGCAAGCTGGAAGTCCCTGGTATGTGACAGTTTTGGCTATCTATCCCGTCATCACCTCTCTTTGGGCCGAGCAAGCAATCTGCCTTGGTGATGGCCTGAGCAGCAAGGAGTCTATGTTAGTCTGTGTAATGGGGTTCCAGGGGACAGAGATCAGGCTGAGCCAGTCTGATCATCCCTTGCTCCTGGTCCATCTGCATCTGGATCATCCCTGCCCCCCAGTACCTTTTAGGACTCCTTAATCTGCTGAGCCCATCTTGATTGTATTTCTGCTGCCCTTTCACAGTCCCTAGTGGAGCTCACAGTCCCTAGTGGTTTTCCCCACTCCAGTCAGTCCATTCTGGGTATGGTCTGGTCTCCTCTCTTGGGGATGCAGCTGCGCAGTGAAGGAGTTCTGGCTGGGGATTGGAGTGGCTTCCCCTGGAGCCCCATTTGTGTTGTCACTCTTAAGGCCCAGGGTCAGCTTCTCCTGTGCTTCACCATCCTGTCCAGACCCTGCTCTGCTGCCCAGTGTTTGTCCATGTGGTGATGCCGCTGGGCTTGGTCCACCCATCTTGGCTGCTACCCTAACTCCTCTGTGGCTTTACcctgttttctctgcctggatTTGGATCATTTCCTGCCTATAGGTGCTGGGGGCAGTTGCTGGAGACCCACAGAGCGAATGAGCCagctttgctgttttcttttcctaGACTTATCACCAGACCCCACCACCCACCTTCTCCTTTCGAGAAAGGATGACTCACAAGAGTCTTGTCTACCTCTGGTTCCTGTGCAGGTATTTGTTTTTGATAGTTTTAAGGGAGGGGAAGcttcagaaaaaaagttttttaggtGCCCACACGCAGGCAGAAACCCATTCCTAAGTGAACTGCCACTGCTCTAGTCTAATTTAGGCTGGCAGAGAGCCAGCGCTTTCTTCAGCATTCAGGGCAGGGAGCACTGAGGATATTGGCATTGCTTATTACTAAGCACACGGATGCAAGTATGTGCTTGATATGTAACCAAAGTAAGTTAAACTCCTTATTTAATCTTAGCACCTGTCTAAAGGCTGGGTGACTGTATTTATAGACGAGGAAAACTGAAAATTGGGGGCCAAGGGGCAGTGAAGTGAAGTGACTTGTTCTATGATACACAGCTAGTAGGAATATTAGCACTGGAATTTGAATTTCATGCCATCCCATTCCAACCCTGGGTGTTTACTACCTCCCACTATCTCCCAAGCATGGGTATTTTAggaaatatagaacattttctcAGCAATACAGACTTATTTCTCTATTCTCCTTTCCACATATTCTCTTTTCCCTTAACAACaacagagatggagtcttgctatgttgcccaggctagactcaaatgatcttcctatctcagtctcctgagttgctgggactactaggcatgagctaccatgcctggcttcacaTCATTTATTCTTAGGCCACTTTGATGCTTTTTCATTGATGCTCTTTATAGACATAGTGAAGTAAAAGTTTATCTAGGATATATGCTGGGAGGTGAGGAAGACTTAGGTAGTAGAGAGGTTCCAAACCAGTTGTTACTGCTTAGCTCAATTTCAGACATACTTCCTCCAGCCCTCTCTAAACTACCCACCAGTCTTCGCCCCTCTTTTCTTAGTTCTGTGGCACTTGCCCTGGGTGCCCTAACTGTATGGCATGCTGTTCTCATCAGTCGAGGTGAGACTAGCATCGAAAGGCACATCAACAAGAAGGAGAGACGTCGGCTACAGGCCAAGGGCAGAGTGAGTAGGGTTGGAGGCTCGGGGTGGGTAGGTGGGTAACTGAACTTGCTCTCCTGTAAACAGAGGCCATGGGCAGGGCTGACTAGGGCAAGCATTGTAAAAGGCCAGAACTACTCTATCTGAGCTTTAGCTTAGCCAATTTAGTCTCAAAAATTAGAAGTTCAAAGAAACGTGTTTTTCTTGGCTCCAGGTATTTAGGAATCCTTACAACTATGGCTGCTTGGACAACTGGAAGGTATTCCTGGGTGTGGATACAGGAAGGTAATGTAAGACACACAGACTAATGCTGTCCAACAGAACACTGTCATGAGAAAGATGTTCTATGCCTGTGAGCACTTGGaatatggctagtggctactgtgttAGCACAGTTCTAGACTCTAGGAATAGAGATCATTGTTCATTTGAACCAGAAAGGCTTGAGGCCAATACTGTGTGGTTTTAAGTAACAGATGAGGCTTCAACATGACTACAGTAGAATCCTAGGAAAGCTGTGCTCAGGAAGGGGCCTCTGGGTGTAGGACACGGTGGCCACCAGTCACCTCTCACTTGGAGAGCAGTGTCTAGAGTTCAAGCCAATAATTTGTGAGATTAAAATAATCTACTTGTCACAGAGGCCCTAAGACAGTAACTGGAGCTAGCTCTCTCAGCCCAAGACAAGGGGAAACAATTTTTCAAATGGCAGTTACTGAGGCGGTAACAATCAGATGAACAGACgtgccttccctcctccctttcccaTGTACATGACACTCCTATCACTGTGCTTATAGTGGACCTTTAGAAGTTTAGCTCGAAACCTTAAAAGGCCTTCAAAGCACCAAAAGGTACATTTGTTGGATAAAATTGGGTAGCAGAAATTAGAACTTTTGTTACTTTCATGATTGACACCGAGGTAGCTTCAGGATACCTTGATGTATGCTTGTTAAGGAATGATGATCGGGAAGGACCAAGAATTCTTGGAACTCAGAgacatttctctcttctcttctaggCACTGGCTTACTCGGGTGCTCTTACCTTCTAGTCACCTGCCCCATGGGAACGGAATGAGCTGGGAGCCCCCTCCCTGGGTGACTGCTCACTCAGCCTCTGTGATGGCAGTGTGAGCTGGACTGTGTCAGCCACAACTCGAGCACTCATTCTGCTCCCTATGTTATTTCAAGGGCCTCCAAGGGCAGCTTTTCTCGGAATCCTTGATCAAAAAGAGCCAGTGGGCCTGCCTTAGGGTACCATGCAGGACAATTCAAGGACCAGCCTTTTTACCACTGCAGAAGAAAGACACAATGTGGAGAAATCTTAGGACTGACATCCCTTTACTCAGGCAAACAGAAGTTCCAACCCCAGACTAGGGGTCAGGCAGCTAGCTACCTACCTTGCCCAGTGCTGACCCGGACCTCCTCCAGGATACAGCACTGGAGTTGGCTACCACCTCTTCTACTTGCTGTCTGAAAAAACACCTGACTAGTACAGCTGAGATCTTGGCTTCTCAACAGGGCAAAGATACCAGGCCTGCTGCTGAGGTCACTGCCACTTCTCACATGCTGCTTAAGGGAGCAAAAATAAAGGTATTCGATTTTTAAAGATATGTAGCTTCTCACTCTCTGCCTCACAATAGGGCAGGGAAGGGGAAAGTCAGGGTCAAGACCTAGTGAGTAAGTGTTCTGGTCATGcttcctacattttttttttttttggagatggagtctcactctgtctctcaggctgtaatgcagtggcgcgatctcgactcattgcaacctccgcctcccagtttcaagtgatttttttttttttttttttttttgagacggagtctcgctctgtcgcccaggctggagtgcagtggtatgatctcggctcactgcaagctccgcctcccgggttcacgccattctcctgcctcagcctcccgagtagctgggactacaggcgcccgccaccacacccggctaatttttgtatttttaggagagacggggtttcactgtgttagccaggaggtcTCGAtgtcatgaccttgtgatccacccacctcggcctcccaaagtgctgggattacaagctttacaggcgtgagccactgcacccggctcaagcaattcttgtgtctcagcctcccaagtagctgtgattaaaggcgtatgccaccacacctggctaatttttgtatttttagtggagatggggtttcaccatgttggccagtctggtcttgaactcctgacctccactgATCcatgcgcctcggcctcccaaaatgctgggattacaggcgtcagccaccatgcccagcctaatttttttttttttttaattatttgtagagatgggttcttgctataCTGCcagggctagtctcaaactcctagcctcaagcgatccacctgcctcagcctcctgaagtgttggggttacaggcgtgtgctactgTCCTGGTTACCCTGAAAAATTTTTGGCCAATCCCTGTCATTGTTATTCCAGTGACGCCTCTGGTTATATGAGGCatatgtggggtgggggaaatatCTGACAGCCCTATTACCAAAAGAAATCTTTATTCTTCAGCAGGTAGACAACATCTGCCAGCCCTGGTCCTCAGGCCCACACTCATATGCACTCACCTCTCAGCAGCATATCGCCCCTTTTCTGACATATAAATGCAAGAGACCCAGGACCCTAGATCTTTCTTCAAACACAAGTGTCTCACACACACTTATTTTACAAATCCACTAGAAATATGGACTCTTATGTTCCTTGTACAGCCATGCAACAGAGGCCTAGCATTTGTGCTGTGGGAAAGGCAGTCAGAGACCAGTGGTTTCCCTGCTTTGGGGAAGATGGCTCAACAGTTAGTAATCCCAGGTTAGATTGTCAGAACAGTCTAGGCCAGGACTGAGGGCTCAGCTGCCAGGGCTCCCCAACAGAAACCTGTAGGCAAAAAGAAAGTTGGCAGCATTAGTGATGAGGCTCATCTTGGTCCCATCTCTCCCCACGACCTAGAAACTCACCACTCCCCTCTGGCTGACACTGCTTCCTTGCGCACCAGTCTCTTCTTGTCATCCAGGGGTTTGGCTAAGGCCCGAATCACCTGTGGTTTGTACGGCAGCAGCTGTGGAGTCAGAGGATATAATCAACCTTGCTCATCCAAGGCAACTGAAAGTACCGCTTTTTTGATTCTGTACAACTAATATTCTGAGGAAAGCAAAACATCTTTAGTGATTCCAAGGGATGTTAAGTGGCAGGATGGCCATTCTGTTACCTTCTGGGCCCAAGGAAAAGAATCCTTGGGCCCAGAATTACAAGATCTGTACCTTGTAATTCAGATCTCAATTACACAGCAGGGTGGCCAAGCCCACCTGACTAAGGCAAAAAGGTACTTATGTGTCTCTTGAGATGTTCCCAGGCCAGGGAAGGACACCTGAGGTACTTACCACAGGGGTGGGCAGGCGAGTGAGAGCATGCATGCACTGCAGTGCGGCGATCCGGACAGCCTGGAACACAACCACAAGGAGGTGAGAGCATGCCCAGGGAGAGATGCTGGTGCCTAAGAGTTGCTGGGGCTCAACGCACCATGGAAGGGCTAGAGCTGAGGTTCAGAAACTTGGTGACGAGGGTGTCCACGTGAAGACTCATGACTTGGGGTGCTTCCAGTAGAAGAGGCTGAAGGCAGCTGAGGGTGGAGAGCTGCACCACACAGTCAGGGCAGGACAGGGCCTCCAGCAGCAAGGAAAGAAGCTAAGGGGCAATGGGCAAGGTGCTAAGGGGCAATGGCCACATCATGAAGATCCTGGTTCTTGTTCCCTCCCCTTTCTAGCCCCATCTGGGGAAGAATAGCTTTGTCCTTTGCTTAGAAGCTCTGCCTGTGGGACTTACCGTGGGCAGCTCTGGCAAGAGTACAGGCTTGGGCAGCCTGTTAAGTACATGAGAAAGACCCTTCAAGTAGTTTGGCTTCACATCTGTAAAAAATGGAAAGGCTTAGGGGAGAAATTGGACTTAGATATATAGCTTGAGAATTCAATTCCAATCTGTGGTGAGGCTGAGACATCAGCCTACAAAGGGGTGAAAGAGCCCTTCACGCTCAGAATAAGCAAGATACGCCCATCAAAGAAGAAGTGGGACAAGAATCTAGAAGTTTAGTCTTCTAGGCACAGACCACAATATAGCTCTAAAGAAGCAAGCGGGCCCTAAATTATCTTAGGGAATGTGGCCAAGCAAAGGAGAGATGTGTATATGTGGGGACCTTCTTTCAGACTCCTCACCTTGGGGAGCAGCATGGAAGCCCTGGACCAAAGCAGGCACATTATCTGTGAAGAACCGCTGGCGGAACATGATCCGCACTTCAGCATGGCCAGCACGAGTCAGCACATCAGTGCAGTCAGACATGAGCAGAGAGAAGCCATCAGCTGCTGCTGGACCTAATTCTGGGTCACTCAGGAGGCCCATGAGCTGGAGAAAAAAGAGCCTTTGAGGTACATCAGGGAAGAAGAATCTTAAGTGCCAAAGATGAggatggggccgggtgtggtggctcatgcctgtaatcctagcactttgggaggccaaggcaggtggactgcttgagtctaggagtctgggcaacatggccaaacccagttcttacaaaaaatacaaacattagctgggtgtggtggggtgcccctatagtcccagctacttgcgaggctgaagtgggaggatcacttgagcctacggaggttgaggctggagtgagctgtgattgcactactgtactccagcctgggtgacagagtaagaccctgtctccaaaaaaagaaaagaaaagaaaaaacacacaggGGAGGATGGAAGTCCTTGGGAGGAATAGGAGCAACAAGAAAGTTTGTTTAGGTCCTGGGTTCTTCTGTCTCCAGAAAGGACGTACCCGGGCTGTAAGGCAGGAGCTGAGAGGATGGTATCTGAGCACTAGGGCCTTTGTTACCTGTAattggagacagagagagcaatTGGGGAATGACACTCAAACCTGAGAACCCTGAGACATAGATGTTTATGGTTTAGGGTCAAACAGGGACATTTTATTTAACCAGACATAATTGCTTCTCTGGCTAACCAGACTCCACTCCAACTCCTTACCCAGAGAAGAAGAGTGAAGGCCTGACTACGACAGGGCCCAGAGCCCAGGCCAGCCTCCACTTTGTCCACAGCCAGCTGTAGGAATTCATCCAGCTGCTGCCctaaaaaggagagaggaaatgcTGACATAAAGGCTACACATTTTCCCTTTAACAATGAAAGATGCAAATCACTTTAAGTGCAGAGCTCCCTGAGAAGCTGTTAGAAAGGGAAAATATCATTTTTGCCTGTGGACAAAATGATTGGACACCTGCATAAGAGCCTGGTATTCTCATAATACAGAGGTGCTGCCATTTGAAAAGAGAGGGTCATCTACTTCCAATAAAGAATTATCCACACTAGCCCCACTGTAGGGAGTAGGATGGCAGAACTAGACTCTTTGTGCTCCCTTCTCTTAGGTACTATAAAGCTCTGCCCAACTGTGGTCTTGACGCTTTTCCCACGGGCAGTCCCAGGACAGTGGTTGAGCAGTTGAAACCCTATTAATGTTATTAGCAAGctccttttaaaaagagaatgagtACTGAGCTATAAGATTTCATGGGTAGTTGATTCTAGGAGGCTCCTTACATAGTCTGATCTCAGTACCTGCAGGGTGCTTGTTGAGGAGTCCTGCAAAGCACTTGGCAGCAGCGGTGGAAGAAAAGGGGCAGCTGTGGCAGCAGCTCAGTTCCAAAAGCTCCCGCATGAGTTGGTTCAGCTGAGGGATTTCCACCTACAGAAAACCTGGCCATGTAATGGACCCAGAGAACACTTGAACTCCAAGAGAACCAGTACATAGTGGCAGCAGGGACCGGGACGGATGAGAACTAACTTCTCTGGTGGGGGAAGTAAAAGATCAGCTTAGCCTGTGGCAAATTTCAGCCCAGAGTCACCTTGTCAAGGTTAAATAACAGTACTTCCCAAATGTGCTCACTTACATTTCGAGGCAGGGAGCAGACAAAGGCCATAAGCAGTGCAATCAGCCGCCTCTGCCCTGAGGAGCCATCCTATAAAGGAAGGAGAGCCCGATCAAGCCTGCCAGCAATAAGCTTGTCTGCCCCTCTACCCATTCCAGATTAGCCCTAAAAAAAAACCAGCTTGAAGGATGTAAGTTCTAAGACTGTTACCTGGAATGGCTGGAATCTGCTCAGGAAGCTGTTTTCAGGCAGAAAGGAGACGTTGCCATCCAAGAAGAGGGGCACAATGTGTGTCACACTCTGGGCAGCTAACCTGGGGGCAGAGTACTAGGTATGACCAAGGAGCTAGGATTCTAAAGCAGCCCTCTCCTCCACAGACGTGCTTTTCAACCTAGGGTTCGAATTAGGATCACCACGTCAATGGGACATGCCCTGATCATTCATGCATTGAACAAATATTAATTTGGCACATATGTGCCAGTAATCATTTCCATTCAGGTTCCCATCTGGGAAGTcaaggtatattttaaaatgctctaCAGGTAATTCTTAAGCACATCTGCGGCTAAGAACCACTGGCCCTGGCTTCCCACCCTCACAGTCCATGGTGCTAAGAGCCCCTTCCTTTTGTTTTGTCAACAAAACTTACAAGACAATTAACTGCACCACATTTACATATAGGTAAAAGGACAGCTGACAAGGCAGCTACCTGTTGCTTCTTCCCAAGAATGCTatcctccctgggttcaagccacaTCCATGATTATACTTACTCAGGGCTCAGGTGGGTTGTAGCAGTGCCAATGACAGACACCATGGCAGCCAACACCTCATCCTCCAACAGTACTTTTCTCAGAACTGAGGGCTCCTTCTctgcaaaacacacacaaatgcacacaatCACAAGACCATTGACGGGTTCAAGAAATGAATGATTGGGTTCTGTCAGCATCACTGACTCTGGGGCTTGACTCTAGCCACGACAGCAGTTCTTAATCTGGTCTCTGGTAGTGCTGTAGTCCTGAGAATCAGGGCACCAGAAACAGGAGTGGTCTGACCTGGGGCCACAGAGTGCTCTTGAGAACTCTGCACAGTCCTTAGACTAGGCCAACAGTGGGAAAGAGGGATAGCTAAGATGAACATTCTTAAcataagaaatagaaatgttgTCCTGGTGTCCCTGGagatgcaaggaaaaaaaaatagtaatgttggtctctgaaaaaattaaaaacatagatTTATCTTCATGGGTCCTTATTATTTATAGCAACTATCATACACTGAGTACTTCCTATGTGGCAGGTACTATAcactatcttatttaatccttaccaaCTACCCtgtgaaacagtttttttttttttttttttttttttgagacaggaacaggatcttgctctgtcacccaggctccagtgcagaggcacaatcatgcctcactgcagccttgaactcgtgggctcaggtgatcctcccacctcagcctcttgagcagctgggactataggtgtgcaccactatgtctatctgtagaaacagggtcccctgtgttgcccaggctggtctcaaactcctggactcaagtgatcctcccatcttggcctcctgaagtgctgggattacaggtgtgaaccatggcGCCAGCCTAGACGGTACTCTTTATCTCCATCTTACaagtgaggaaattgaagcaTGGAAAGGCTGAATATCTTCACCTAAGTTAGCAAGTGGTAGAGTTGAGGATAAAATCCAACCAGGTGGGCTTGACTCCAGAGTCCAATTCTAAGTAAACTAATCACATAGCACTTCATGGGGAAAAGGTGTGCATTCTTTTGAATGTTGCTAACACTAGTGGATTTTGGTTCCTGCCATTGTTCAGGGTGGCACCCTTTGCTATGAAGTGAAATCTCACTCTGAGGACAAAGGATTCAAAATAAACCTGATGGTACAAAATACAGTACCACCAATACCCGGAGGGTGGTGCTGTTCAACACCAGCAGAGGGCAAAGTTCCCAAAGGCCAGGAAGGAGAGGTGGACAGTTACCTGGCATAGAGGCCTGCACAGCCAAGGCAAGCAGGCAAGGTATAGCTGTCTGGTGGAAATACCAGCAACTCTCAGGGTCCTGCTGACATTTTTCTGCCATCTGTCTGAGGCTCTGACAGACAGCAATAACGTCACTGGATTGTGCAACCATATTCCCTGTTGATGAGAAAGTGTTCTCTGTAAGGTTTGCTTAAAAGCACTTTCAGGTGTTTCCAATACACAGCAGATGAGAGGAACAAAGAAGAGTGACTGAAGGGACCAAGAGTGCCTTATTAAAAAGCTGAGTCACTTTATTCTCCTGGCTGTTCTTTCTGATCTATTCAGACTTCATAGTTGAGacttgctctgtcccaggctctGCAGCAGAACCACTTGTATATATTCTCTCCTTATTTTTCATAACAACCTTAGAAGTATCATTTCCTTCACTCTATAGAGAAGGACATGGAGGCACAATGAAATACATGATCAGTGGCTTTTCCAGGGTCACAGGAAGTGCAAAGTCAGGAATCAAGCCCAAGTTATA
This region of Gorilla gorilla gorilla isolate KB3781 chromosome 8, NHGRI_mGorGor1-v2.1_pri, whole genome shotgun sequence genomic DNA includes:
- the MMS19 gene encoding MMS19 nucleotide excision repair protein homolog isoform X7, which translates into the protein MKLVWPSAKLLQAAAGASARACDSVTSNVLPLLLEQFHKHSQSSQRRTILEMLLGFLKLQQKWSYEDKDQRPLNGFKDQLCSLVFMALTDPSTQLQLVGIRTLTVLGAQPDLLSSEDLELAVGHLYRLSFLKEDSQSCRVAALEASGTLAALYPVAFSSHLVPKLAEELRVGESNLTNGDEPTQCSRHLCCLQALSAVSTHPSIVKETLPLLLQHLWQVNRGNMVAQSSDVIAVCQSLRQMAEKCQQDPESCWYFHQTAIPCLLALAVQASMPEKEPSVLRKVLLEDEVLAAMVSVIGTATTHLSPELAAQSVTHIVPLFLDGNVSFLPENSFLSRFQPFQDGSSGQRRLIALLMAFVCSLPRNVEIPQLNQLMRELLELSCCHSCPFSSTAAAKCFAGLLNKHPAGQQLDEFLQLAVDKVEAGLGSGPCRSQAFTLLLWVTKALVLRYHPLSSCLTARLMGLLSDPELGPAAADGFSLLMSDCTDVLTRAGHAEVRIMFRQRFFTDNVPALVQGFHAAPQDVKPNYLKGLSHVLNRLPKPVLLPELPTLLSLLLEALSCPDCVVQLSTLSCLQPLLLEAPQVMSLHVDTLVTKFLNLSSSPSMAVRIAALQCMHALTRLPTPVLLPYKPQVIRALAKPLDDKKRLVRKEAVSARGEWFLLGSPGS